In one Ictalurus furcatus strain D&B chromosome 10, Billie_1.0, whole genome shotgun sequence genomic region, the following are encoded:
- the rras2 gene encoding ras-related protein R-Ras2: MAGWKDGAVQEKYRLVVVGGGGVGKSALTIQFIQVNNPAREKAEPPEEEVPAGPPEACVVFWGNAEMNCVICVKITPASVICPDDDDDDDDDDDVTQQNADGASRQIHYCPSPGRSISRCRVGVLDTAGQEEFGAMREQYMRTGEGFLLVFSVTDRGSFEEIYKFQRQILRVKDRDEFPMILVGNKADLELQRQVSQEEGQQLARQLKVTYMEASAKIRMNVDQAFHELVRVIRKFQEQECPPSPEPTRKEKDKSGCHCVIV; this comes from the exons ATGGCGGGCTGGAAGGACGGCGCGGTGCAGGAGAAGTACCGACTCGTGGTGGTGGGAGGAGGCGGCGTGGGAAAATCCGCATTAACCATCCAGTTCATTCAGGTAAACAATCCG GCCCGGGAGAAAGCAGAACCTCCGGAAGAGGAAGTTCCTGCTGGTCCTCCAGAGGCGTGCGTGGTGTTTTGGGGAAACGCTGAGATGAACTGTGTGATCTGT gtaAAGATAACTCCAGCGTCTGTAATCTgtcctgatgatgatgatgatgatgatgatgatgatgatgtcacacaacAGAACGCTGATGGAGCCAGCAGACAGATTCATTATTGTCCGAGTCCAGGACGCTCTATTTCCCGCTGCAGGGTTGGGG tattgGACACGGCGGGACAGGAAGAGTTTGGGGCTATGAGAGAACAATACATGAGGACAGGAGAGGGATTCCTACTCGTCTTCTCTGTCACTGACCGGGGCAG cTTCGAGGAAATCTACAAATTCCAAAGACAGATTCTGAGGGTGAAGGACCGGGACGAGTTTCCCATGATCCTCGTGGGAAACAAGGCTGATCTAGAACTGcagagacag GTGAGTCAGGAGGAGGGTCAGCAACTCGCTCGGCAGCTCAAAGTCACGTACATGGAGGCTTCAGCTAAAATCCGCATGAATGTGGACCAGGCTTTCCACGAGCTTGTCCGAGTCATCAG GAAGTTCCAGGAGCAGGAATGCCCGCCCTCACCGGAGCCGACGCGTAAAGAGAAGGACAAGAGCGGCTGCCACTGCGTGATCGTCTGA